Below is a window of Deltaproteobacteria bacterium DNA.
TCAACTCTTGGAAAAGGTGCGAAAGGGAAAAGCACGAAAATGGCTCATCGGAACGGCCTGCCGATGCCACGGTGTCCTGAACGCCCTGGAACTCCATCCCTAGTGATGAAGCCCCGGGCCATGGGATCAAAGCACACCCCTCATAAACGCCGCGATGAGTTGGTGGACCAGGGCCCCCAGGATTTGGAAGCCGATAAGGGCAACGATCGGGGAGAAATCTATACCCGCCAGGAGGGGCATGTATCGTCGAATCGGAACCAGGAGGGGTTCGCTTATTCCATAGATGGCCTGGACGATGGAATTGGAGGGATCGGGGTTCACCCATGAAATCAGGGCACCGGCGATGATGACAAGGGAAAAGAAGCCGGGAAAGGGAAAAAGGCCGACCACAAGGATCAACCCCTCCGCAAAACCATAGAACGGAGAGAGATGCGAGGCCATTGCCCCGGGAATCATCCCGTACCGGATCAAAGTACTCAAGCAGGCGTAAAGGACCCATAGAAACAGGAATGCAAAAAGGTGGAACCGAGCCCGCTGAACCCCGAAACGCCCCGAAATCCTGTACAAGGGAGAGAAGGCCCTTTGAATCAGGTTGAGAAAAGAGGTCCCGAAGGATCTCCCGGAGAGGAGGGAGACAAACCACATCACCATATAGGCCTGGAAAAGGAGCTGAAACAGGGCCAGGAAGCTGATTCCCACCCCGGCCCGAAGGGACATCGCTCCCAGGCCGCTGTAAACGAGCCCCCGGAGAAGCACGAGGGCGAGAAGGATCAAGAGGATGCCTTTGTTC
It encodes the following:
- a CDS encoding YggT family protein, which encodes MYFMKALIDFCLVLLLIRLLIRPNEAYFDPIYRLIYRITDPILVPVRYITRHLNKGILLILLALVLLRGLVYSGLGAMSLRAGVGISFLALFQLLFQAYMVMWFVSLLSGRSFGTSFLNLIQRAFSPLYRISGRFGVQRARFHLFAFLFLWVLYACLSTLIRYGMIPGAMASHLSPFYGFAEGLILVVGLFPFPGFFSLVIIAGALISWVNPDPSNSIVQAIYGISEPLLVPIRRYMPLLAGIDFSPIVALIGFQILGALVHQLIAAFMRGVL